Genomic window (Chryseobacterium bernardetii):
GCTATTACCATAACATTTAAACCCGATGTCATGTCACAAAAACAATTTAAAAAAATAGATTTTGTTCAAAACAATGAAGAGCAATATCAGATCGAATTTAAAATAAGTGAAATAGGAGAAGGAATAAACCTTATTGTACAGAGACTGAATGAAAATGGTGAATATGAAATGATACAAGCTCCTATCAGAAGATTAAATGACCGTGTATTTGTTGTTTGGGATCATCCTTTTGACGGCAGACTCATTTTTGAAGCATAAGATACCTGTGAAAAAAATGTTCATGACTAAAAAAAGCCTCCGGACGGAGGCCTCAAAAAACACAAATGATGAAAAAAAATTTTATATCAGAAATAAAAAATTAATCTTTTAATTCTAACCCAAAAATAAATCTAACTTTTTATTTATTTTATGAGCATAATCATAAAGCAGATAAATTTTAATTTCTTTCTTTTTGTAAAATAAAAAGTTCCTCAATTGAGGAACTTTATAATCATAAGGATATATGGAATAGAAAATGATATTCAAAGATACTGTGTATGTTGTATAATCTATATGAGTATAATCATAATACAATAAAAAGAAAAGGCCTCCTGAATGGAGGCCTAAAAAAACACAAATGATGAAAAAAAATCTATTCAGAAAAAATCCAAACAGAATATGTATAAACTGCACCTGTACTGCTTCCTAAAAGAAGCTATACTACATCCCGCAGCTATTAATTACTGTATATTGATTAAAAAATCCTCATTCGAGGATTGGTAAATGTAGATAAATATTTTGTCTTTCACAAAGTTATTCCTCCCATGTGATCGGAATATATATTGTAATATACCCGTCATCATCTATATTATCAT
Coding sequences:
- a CDS encoding glutathione synthase; this translates as MSQKQFKKIDFVQNNEEQYQIEFKISEIGEGINLIVQRLNENGEYEMIQAPIRRLNDRVFVVWDHPFDGRLIFEA